The Flavobacterium piscisymbiosum genome includes a region encoding these proteins:
- a CDS encoding helix-turn-helix domain-containing protein has translation MEKHKGEKLEKFGLHIKKLRTELDISQDKVALNSDKLIKATISDIENGKRNLSFTTLLDLAKGLGKHPKELLDYDIDK, from the coding sequence ATGGAGAAACACAAGGGGGAAAAATTAGAAAAATTTGGTTTACATATAAAAAAGCTTCGAACCGAATTGGACATAAGTCAAGATAAAGTAGCATTAAATAGTGATAAGCTTATTAAAGCTACAATAAGTGATATTGAAAATGGAAAGAGAAATTTATCATTTACTACTCTTTTAGATTTAGCAAAAGGACTTGGGAAGCACCCAAAAGAGTTATTAGATTATGACATAGATAAATAA